The sequence AACTGATGTCACTCATTCTATTCCAGTACAAGTTCTACGTAACGATGTTCGCGTCATTGCAAGTGGAACTGGGCATACTGATGAGCTAACTCTTGATAATGTACCTCGTTCTGTGGATATTGAGAAAGGCGACTTACTTGTAACGTCTGGTCTTGGTGGCCGTTTCCTTGAAGGCTATCCAGTAGCGGTTGTACAAAGTGTTTCACGAGATGGTTCCAATTACTTTGCGACTGTCAAAGCTAAACCTCTCGCCGCCCTTGAACGCTTGCGCTATGTATTACTTCTTTGGCCAAGCAATTTAGATATGTCTAAAGTAAAATCGATGTCTCCAGAAGAAGTGCGTAATTTAGTGCAAAAACGTTTAGAAAGCCAAGCAAATGAAGCTGATTACAAAGTAAAAAAAGCCCCATTAACAGACGATAATCTTCAAGAAAATAAGGATAAATCAACGGTTGAACCTGAAATTCCAACCGATGCACCACAAAATGAAGAAGCTGTACCGTCAGAACAACAAGAACATAGGGAAGAAGACTAATGCAAACTCGCTTTATTCTACAATGGCTCACAATTTTAAGCTTCTTTGTCGTGGCATTAGTGCTAGAACTCGCACCCTGGCCACTTGGTTTTCAGGCATTTAAGCCTGCTTGGTTAGTTCTCGTTTTACTTTACTGGGTTCTGGCTATTCCAAATAAAGTCAGTATTGGATGGGCATTTTTATTGGGTCTGGTATGGGATTTAATCCTAGGTTCCACATTGGGTATTCATGCCCTAGTCCTTTCTGTGACAATTTATTTGGTGGCAAAAAACTATCTGGTACTAAGAAATTTATCGCTTTGGTTTCAAAGCCTTTTAGTGATTGCGTTTATATTTATTGTTAGATTAGCTATTTTCTTAGTCGAATTCTCCCTGCATACCGCATTTTTTAACTGGCAAGAAATCTTTGGGGCTTTAGCGTCAGGAATATTATGGCCATGGGTATTTTTATTAATGCGTAAAATACGCCGAAAAGTTAAATTACATTAAAAAAAGAGAGATAAATATCTCTCTTTTTTTATGACTTACGAGTATCTAAAAAACTAATTCAACTGCTTATTAGAATCCATCAAAGAATCACATTCCCAGCCGATATACTCTCCCGCAAATTGTCCAGCCAGTTTTTCAAACCGTTCTACTTGTTCAAAAATTTCACCATTATCTAATGAAATTTCTTGCTCTAATTTCACCAAGAAATAAGGTTCATCATCTTCATTAAACTGAATAGCTTGTGCGGAATATTGTAATGTCGTGAAAGAATAATCCCCTAAACTAAGTTCATCCATAAAAGGAAACATTTTTTCTTCTTCATCAAAATGAAAACTATGCTCTACCAGATATGTATCACTTAAATCACGACCTTTATTTTTCAATAAATCAAGTAACTCTTCCGTTGCATTTAACTTAATCTCTAATGGTGAAGCGAGCAAAAAGTCAAAATAAGTATCCCAACTTAAATCCTTTTGTACATTAATATCTTTAACAAAATCAATTTGTTGTAAAGTTTCTACAACAAGATTTTCATGCTCACAGTAAAAATGCATTTTCGCTTGGGAATTACAAATAAAATGTCCTGCAAAAAATACATTCGGAAGTGCGGTTAATTGCGCCAGAATTTTAAATACACGATTAATTAACTTATCGTACTCAACTTCTGAAGGCAAACCGGTTTCATCATCTGCTTTATAAGCGATAGTGAATTGCACTATTTTATCGAGATCTTTACCGTGATATTTTTCAACATCTTCAATATTTGCGGTAAACACGGCAGGCATACCATTCACGGTAGAACGATAATTCTGCCAATTTGCCATATCCATTTCGCTTTCCTATTTAAATTCAGCCCAAATCGGTGCATGATCAGAAGGTTTTTCCATAGCTCGAATATCCAATGCTATGCCCACATCGACACAGCGTTCAGCTAATTTTTGACTTACTAAAATATGATCAATTCGTAAACCTCGATTATCATCAAAACCTTTAGAACGGTAATCAAACCACGAGAATTTATCATTTGCTGTTGGGTTTAGCTTACGGAAACTATCTTCTAATCCGTAATCATATAAACGTTGATACCACGCTCGTTCTTCAGGTAAGAAAGAACATTTCCCCGTGCGTAACCAACGTTTACGATTTTCATCTCCGATACCAATATCTAAATCACTTGGGCTAATATTCATATCGCCCATAATTAAAATAGGATTCGATTTGTCGTGTTCTGTTTCTAAATATTTTTGAAGATCTGCATAAAATTTCTCTTTAGCTGGAAATTTAGTCTCGTGCGCACGGCTTTCCCCTTGAGGGAAATAGCCATTAATGACAGTCAACAAACCAAATTCAGTTTCAAGATCAGCCATAATAATGCGTTTTTGCGCATCTTCATTGTCAGTTGAAAAACCACGACGAACCGCTTTAGGTTCTTGTTTAGTCAATAATGCTACGCCATAGTGACCTTTCTGTCCGTGATGAAATACGTGATAACCTAAGTTTTCTGTAATTTCATAAGGAAAAGCCTCATCAGCGACTTTAATTTCTTGCAAGCCGATTACATCTGGCTGATATCTTTCAATAATGGCTTCAAGTTGATGTGGGCGAGCACGTAAACCATTTATATTAAAAGAGATAAATTTCATTTTTGTTCCTATTAAAGAGTAAAATTGTCTTTATTATACAGAGATTTCTATTTTGATAAAAACGGCTTTGCCAGATAAGCCTTAATTTGCTCAAACACACTGGATTTAATCCAAAATTGACCTTGAGAGGGTAAACAAGTTACCGAAATAAAATCATTCAAATAATCAAATTCCAATTGAGCAGCATGCAAATAAGTGCGGTCAATTTTTTCAGTGTTTTTACCATAAAGCCCATCGCCTAAAATCGGACTACCTAAACTTTTCATCGCAACACGTAATTGATGCGTTTTCCCCGTTTGTGGTTTTAAAATAAATAAACGTAAATTAGGCTCACAGCTTACACTTGCAAAACGCGTAATTGCGGGATTATCTTTTGTTTGGCAAAGTTTCCATGCGCCATCTCGGGCTTTCTTCATATCCCCAATGATCAATCCTTGTTTCTTTTTAGGCTTTTGGTTACTTAATGCCAGATACGTTTTATGAATTTTAT comes from Haemophilus haemolyticus and encodes:
- the xthA gene encoding exodeoxyribonuclease III, whose translation is MKFISFNINGLRARPHQLEAIIERYQPDVIGLQEIKVADEAFPYEITENLGYHVFHHGQKGHYGVALLTKQEPKAVRRGFSTDNEDAQKRIIMADLETEFGLLTVINGYFPQGESRAHETKFPAKEKFYADLQKYLETEHDKSNPILIMGDMNISPSDLDIGIGDENRKRWLRTGKCSFLPEERAWYQRLYDYGLEDSFRKLNPTANDKFSWFDYRSKGFDDNRGLRIDHILVSQKLAERCVDVGIALDIRAMEKPSDHAPIWAEFK
- a CDS encoding TIGR01621 family pseudouridine synthase, producing the protein MEIEVVYQHSDFIIINKPEGISVHKDQEEQGLTELVAKQLNVPQVWLVHRLDKVTSGLLILALNAESAAEFSRLFSEHKIHKTYLALSNQKPKKKQGLIIGDMKKARDGAWKLCQTKDNPAITRFASVSCEPNLRLFILKPQTGKTHQLRVAMKSLGSPILGDGLYGKNTEKIDRTYLHAAQLEFDYLNDFISVTCLPSQGQFWIKSSVFEQIKAYLAKPFLSK
- a CDS encoding TIGR01619 family protein, with protein sequence MDMANWQNYRSTVNGMPAVFTANIEDVEKYHGKDLDKIVQFTIAYKADDETGLPSEVEYDKLINRVFKILAQLTALPNVFFAGHFICNSQAKMHFYCEHENLVVETLQQIDFVKDINVQKDLSWDTYFDFLLASPLEIKLNATEELLDLLKNKGRDLSDTYLVEHSFHFDEEEKMFPFMDELSLGDYSFTTLQYSAQAIQFNEDDEPYFLVKLEQEISLDNGEIFEQVERFEKLAGQFAGEYIGWECDSLMDSNKQLN
- the mreD gene encoding rod shape-determining protein MreD; translation: MQTRFILQWLTILSFFVVALVLELAPWPLGFQAFKPAWLVLVLLYWVLAIPNKVSIGWAFLLGLVWDLILGSTLGIHALVLSVTIYLVAKNYLVLRNLSLWFQSLLVIAFIFIVRLAIFLVEFSLHTAFFNWQEIFGALASGILWPWVFLLMRKIRRKVKLH